In Primulina huaijiensis isolate GDHJ02 chromosome 6, ASM1229523v2, whole genome shotgun sequence, a single window of DNA contains:
- the LOC140978220 gene encoding tyrosine decarboxylase-like — MGSVQNQKLENGFSGTIKPMDAEEFRRQGHMVIDFIADYYKNVEKYPVRSQVEPGYLRKRLPEAAPSDPEPIEEILRDVQKDIVPGITHWQSPNYYAYFPSSGSIAGFLGEMLSTGFNIVGFNWMSSPAATELESIVMDWMGKMLDLPSEFLFSGGGGGVLQGTTCEAILCTVVGARDQVLKKIGRENINKLVVYGSDQTHSALQKAAQIAGINPNNFRAVATTKTTEFGLTAEAFRATVESDIEAGLVPLFLCATIGTTSSTAVDTLGPLCEVAKEFGIWVHVDAAYAGSACICPEYRHFLNGVENANSFSFNAHKWFLTTLDCCCLWVKDPSALIKALSTYPEYLRNKASETKQVVDYKDWQITLSRRFRSLKLWLVLRSYGVLNLRKFLRSHIKMAKNFEGLIGMDKRFEVVVPRNFATVCFRISPIEIGAILPQHHSVSKEEAANNFNAKLLESINESGKIYMTHAVIGGEYVMRFAVGASLTENRHVILAWKVVQEHANALLTMS; from the coding sequence ATGGGGAGTGTTCAAAATCAAAAACTCGAAAATGGATTCTCTGGAACTATTAAGCCTATGGACGCGGAGGAGTTCAGGAGGCAAGGTCACATGGTCATAGATTTTATTGCTGATTATTACAAGAATGTTGAGAAGTATCCTGTTCGTAGCCAGGTGGAGCCAGGTTATCTCCGGAAGAGGTTACCCGAAGCTGCTCCCAGTGATCCAGAACCTATTGAAGAGATCCTTCGTGACGTGCAGAAGGACATTGTCCCAGGGATCACTCATTGGCAAAGTCCTAATTATTATGCATATTTCCCATCCAGCGGAAGTATTGCTGGATTTCTTGGAGAAATGCTGAGCACTGGATTCAATATTGTTGGGTTCAACTGGATGTCATCTCCCGCTGCCACCGAACTTGAGAGCATCGTCATGGATTGGATGGGGAAAATGCTTGATCTCCCATCGGAGTTCCTCTTCTCCGGCGGGGGAGGCGGCGTTTTGCAGGGAACCACCTGCGAGGCGATACTTTGCACTGTTGTCGGTGCCAGGGATCAAGTGCTGAAGAAAATTGGGAGGGAGAATATCAACAAGCTTGTGGTATATGGATCGGATCAAACCCACTCTGCTCTGCAGAAGGCAGCTCAGATAGCTGGCATCAACCCCAATAATTTCCGGGCAGTTGCTACGACAAAAACCACCGAATTCGGGCTGACAGCAGAAGCATTCCGCGCGACCGTAGAATCCGACATTGAAGCGGGGCTGGTGCCTCTTTTCCTGTGCGCCACCATCGGGACAACATCGTCGACGGCGGTTGATACGCTGGGGCCACTGTGCGAGGTAGCGAAGGAGTTCGGGATATGGGTTCACGTGGATGCAGCATACGCCGGAAGCGCATGTATCTGCCCGGAGTACCGCCATTTTCTGAATGGAGTAGAAAACGCTAATTCTTTCAGTTTTAACGCGCACAAATGGTTCCTAACAACGTTGGATTGCTGCTGCCTCTGGGTGAAAGATCCCAGCGCCCTGATAAAAGCCCTGTCGACATACCCCGAGTATCTGAGAAACAAAGCCTCCGAAACGAAGCAGGTGGTTGATTACAAAGATTGGCAAATCACACTCAGCCGCCGCTTCAGGTCCCTGAAACTGTGGCTCGTCCTCCGCAGCTACGGCGTCTTAAATCTCAGAAAATTCCTACGAAGCCACATAAAAATGGCAAAGAATTTCGAAGGGTTGATAGGAATGGATAAGAGGTTCGAAGTGGTGGTCCCCCGGAACTTTGCCACCGTCTGCTTCCGCATCTCGCCAATCGAAATCGGGGCAATACTGCCACAGCACCACAGCGTGTCGAAGGAGGAAGCGGCCAACAATTTCAATGCCAAACTGCTGGAATCCATTAACGAATCCGGGAAGATTTACATGACACACGCCGTGATTGGCGGGGAATATGTGATGCGATTCGCTGTAGGCGCGAGTCTCACTGAAAACAGGCACGTCATCCTGGCCTGGAAAGTCGTGCAAGAACATGCAAATGCGTTGTTAACCATGTCCTAA